A portion of the Streptomyces erythrochromogenes genome contains these proteins:
- a CDS encoding ADP-ribosylglycohydrolase family protein, translating to MTKRAATGALVGLALGDALGFPTEFNDVPAILAETGPWREMRLPRPAIVTDDTQMTLALARGIRTATDRGRPDPLRLARPVREEFVDWYHSPENNRAPGNTCLRACDLLNDPQRDWRDASQTGSKGCGANMRVAPVGLVPGWTDEERAGAAQLQSALTHGHPTALAASDLTARAVHLLATGTEVTGLVGRLRSYALENRTRYHERWLGDLWMRTASDATPESFIARGWDECLAVLDRLAAALRSPSPETDPCLTTGDGWIAEEALATALQCFLLFPDEPLTALRRAACTKGDSDSLACLAGAFAGAHLGADVWPREWEGRIEYRDELLAFGTLWDA from the coding sequence ATGACGAAGCGAGCCGCGACCGGCGCACTGGTCGGCCTGGCCCTGGGCGACGCCCTGGGCTTCCCGACCGAGTTCAACGACGTTCCCGCGATCCTCGCCGAGACGGGCCCGTGGCGCGAGATGCGCCTGCCCCGCCCGGCGATCGTCACGGACGACACCCAGATGACCCTCGCCCTGGCGCGCGGCATCCGGACCGCGACGGACCGCGGACGCCCGGACCCGCTGCGCCTGGCCCGCCCGGTCCGGGAGGAGTTCGTCGACTGGTACCACTCGCCGGAGAACAACCGGGCCCCCGGCAACACCTGCCTACGGGCCTGCGACCTGCTGAACGACCCGCAGCGCGACTGGCGCGACGCCAGCCAGACCGGCTCCAAGGGCTGCGGCGCGAACATGCGGGTGGCCCCCGTCGGACTGGTGCCCGGCTGGACCGACGAGGAACGGGCCGGCGCGGCCCAGCTCCAGTCCGCCCTCACCCACGGCCACCCGACGGCGCTCGCCGCCTCCGACCTGACGGCGCGGGCGGTACACCTGCTGGCCACCGGCACCGAGGTCACCGGCCTGGTCGGGCGGCTGCGCTCGTACGCCCTGGAGAACCGCACCCGCTACCACGAGCGCTGGCTCGGCGACCTGTGGATGCGCACCGCCAGTGACGCCACACCGGAGTCCTTCATCGCGCGCGGCTGGGACGAGTGCCTGGCGGTGCTGGACCGGCTCGCGGCCGCCCTGCGGTCCCCGTCCCCGGAGACCGACCCCTGCCTGACCACCGGCGACGGCTGGATCGCCGAGGAGGCCCTGGCCACCGCCCTGCAGTGCTTCCTGCTCTTCCCGGACGAGCCCCTGACGGCCCTGCGCCGCGCCGCCTGCACCAAGGGCGACTCCGACTCCCTCGCCTGCCTCGCCGGCGCCTTCGCCGGAGCCCACCTCGGGGCGGACGTCTGGCCGCGCGAATGGGAGGGCCGCATCGAGTACCGAGACGAACTCCTGGCCTTCGGCACCCTCTGGGATGCTTGA
- a CDS encoding nucleotidyltransferase domain-containing protein, whose protein sequence is MLDALSIDLTPVVAEQPDPLLFATVSGAHLYGFPSRDSDIDLRGAHLLPVEDLLGLREPEETRTRMWDRDDVEMDLVTHDLRKFVRLMLNRNGYVLEQLLSPLVVHTTAAREELVALAPGVLTSHHAHHYRGFANTQWRLFGKTAELKPLLYAFRSLLTGIHLMRSAEVQAHLPTLLAEVPEAPPYLAGLIEAKVAAEHGGYEGPPVAAVREDFEALHAVLDAAQSATALPAHGSAYDALDAYVVRRRGSLSG, encoded by the coding sequence GTGCTGGACGCCCTGAGTATCGACCTGACCCCCGTCGTGGCGGAGCAGCCCGACCCGCTGCTCTTCGCCACGGTCTCGGGCGCACACCTGTACGGCTTCCCGTCGCGGGACTCCGACATCGACCTGCGCGGGGCGCACCTGCTCCCGGTGGAGGACCTCCTGGGCCTGCGCGAGCCCGAGGAGACCCGCACCCGCATGTGGGACCGCGACGACGTGGAGATGGACCTCGTCACCCACGACCTGCGCAAGTTCGTCCGGCTCATGCTCAACCGCAACGGCTACGTGCTGGAGCAGCTGCTCTCCCCGCTCGTGGTCCACACGACGGCGGCGCGCGAGGAACTGGTCGCACTGGCCCCCGGCGTCCTGACCTCCCACCACGCCCACCACTACCGGGGGTTCGCGAACACCCAGTGGCGGCTCTTCGGCAAGACCGCCGAACTCAAGCCGCTCCTCTACGCCTTCCGGTCGCTGCTGACCGGCATCCACCTGATGCGGTCGGCCGAGGTGCAGGCGCACCTGCCGACCCTGCTGGCCGAGGTGCCGGAGGCGCCGCCCTACCTCGCCGGACTGATCGAGGCCAAGGTCGCCGCCGAGCACGGGGGCTACGAGGGCCCGCCCGTCGCCGCGGTACGGGAGGACTTCGAGGCGCTGCACGCCGTGCTCGACGCTGCGCAGTCGGCCACGGCGCTGCCCGCGCACGGCTCGGCGTACGACGCGCTGGACGCGTACGTCGTGCGGCGGCGCGGGAGCCTAAGCGGCTGA
- a CDS encoding nucleotidyltransferase domain-containing protein has translation MDDLTLVRDHTVYRCVMGSRAFGLATETSDTDRRGVYLAPTPLFWRFEKPPTHVEGPRDEEFSWELERFCELALRANPNILECLHSPLVEHVSPVGAELLSLRGAFLSRRAHTSFGRYAASQHGKLVADVRVHGAPRWKHAMHLLRLLLSCRDLLRTGLLSIDAGPYRDRLLAVRGGELTWDEVDAWMTRLQEETEKALAGTPLPEEPDRARVEDFLVRTRRASAA, from the coding sequence ATGGACGATCTGACGCTGGTACGGGACCACACGGTCTACCGCTGCGTGATGGGCTCCCGGGCGTTCGGGCTGGCCACGGAGACCAGCGACACCGACCGGCGCGGTGTCTACCTCGCCCCGACACCGCTGTTCTGGCGGTTCGAGAAGCCCCCCACGCACGTGGAGGGCCCGCGGGACGAGGAGTTCTCCTGGGAGCTGGAGCGCTTCTGCGAACTCGCCCTGCGGGCCAATCCGAACATCCTGGAGTGCCTGCACTCCCCCCTGGTGGAACACGTCAGTCCGGTCGGCGCGGAACTGCTCTCCCTGCGCGGGGCCTTCCTCTCCCGCCGGGCCCACACCAGCTTCGGCCGGTACGCGGCCTCCCAGCACGGCAAGCTCGTCGCGGACGTCCGCGTCCACGGCGCGCCGCGCTGGAAGCACGCCATGCACCTGCTGCGTCTGCTGCTGTCCTGCCGCGACCTGCTGCGCACCGGCCTCCTGAGCATCGACGCGGGCCCGTACCGCGACCGCCTGCTCGCCGTCCGCGGCGGGGAGCTCACCTGGGACGAGGTCGACGCCTGGATGACCCGCCTGCAGGAGGAGACGGAGAAGGCCCTGGCCGGCACTCCCCTGCCGGAGGAGCCGGACCGCGCCCGGGTGGAGGACTTCCTCGTCCGCACCCGGCGCGCGTCAGCCGCTTAG
- a CDS encoding Rieske (2Fe-2S) protein yields the protein MSDPTQTVRRKVLVIGAAALAGGALTACGSGGDGADTGSGEPNGAASPPPGDAPAATPSAGGAPAGKAIAKATDVPVGGGKVLKDQKVVVTQPTAGSFRCFTAVCPHQGCLVTKVEDNTINCACHNSEFKATDGAVIKGPATKGLAEKKITVAADGNIALA from the coding sequence ATGAGCGACCCCACGCAAACCGTACGGCGCAAGGTACTGGTGATCGGCGCGGCCGCCCTGGCAGGCGGTGCGCTCACCGCCTGCGGCAGCGGCGGCGACGGCGCGGACACCGGGTCCGGTGAACCGAACGGCGCCGCCAGCCCGCCGCCCGGCGACGCTCCCGCCGCCACCCCCTCGGCGGGCGGCGCGCCCGCGGGGAAGGCCATCGCCAAGGCGACGGACGTGCCCGTGGGCGGCGGCAAGGTCCTGAAGGATCAGAAGGTCGTCGTCACGCAGCCCACGGCGGGTTCCTTCCGCTGCTTCACCGCGGTCTGCCCCCACCAGGGCTGCCTGGTGACCAAGGTGGAGGACAACACGATCAACTGCGCCTGCCACAACAGCGAGTTCAAGGCCACGGACGGTGCGGTGATCAAGGGACCGGCCACCAAGGGGCTGGCCGAGAAGAAGATCACGGTCGCCGCGGACGGCAACATCGCGCTCGCGTAG
- a CDS encoding DUF952 domain-containing protein: MIFHIVPLTDWTAAPELPYAPPSLDSEGFVHCSADPATVLDIADTHYRAQPGTLLAVELDEDALTAEVRREGDSGGRFPHVFGPLNRDAVVHVWEVVRTPGTPASLAPWQPGS, encoded by the coding sequence ATGATCTTCCACATCGTCCCGCTCACCGACTGGACCGCCGCCCCCGAGCTCCCGTACGCCCCGCCCTCGCTGGACTCCGAGGGATTCGTGCACTGTTCGGCGGACCCCGCGACGGTGCTGGACATCGCCGACACGCACTACCGGGCGCAGCCGGGGACCCTGCTGGCGGTCGAGCTCGACGAGGACGCCCTGACGGCGGAGGTCCGCCGGGAGGGTGATTCCGGTGGCCGTTTCCCACATGTTTTCGGCCCACTGAACCGGGACGCCGTTGTCCACGTGTGGGAGGTCGTACGCACACCTGGCACACCTGCCTCACTGGCACCGTGGCAGCCGGGCTCGTGA
- a CDS encoding YidB family protein, giving the protein MAGNDLGSLLGGLLGGGKSGSGGGGGDVLGALLGALMGGGGGGGQAAGGASNPLGGLMDMLTKSGLADQAQSWIGTGENKPVSGAQISEAVPDETLQKVAAQAGVTPEEAADRIAQSLPQAVDKLTPDGEIPSGSLEDIIRQQKF; this is encoded by the coding sequence ATGGCAGGCAACGACCTCGGCTCGCTCCTCGGCGGCCTCCTCGGCGGCGGCAAGAGCGGGAGCGGCGGCGGGGGAGGCGACGTCCTCGGCGCCCTGCTCGGCGCGCTCATGGGCGGCGGTGGTGGCGGCGGCCAGGCGGCCGGCGGCGCCAGCAACCCGCTCGGCGGCCTCATGGACATGCTGACCAAGTCGGGCCTGGCCGACCAGGCGCAGTCCTGGATCGGCACGGGCGAGAACAAGCCGGTCAGCGGCGCGCAGATCAGCGAGGCCGTCCCGGACGAGACCCTCCAGAAGGTCGCGGCCCAGGCCGGAGTCACCCCCGAGGAGGCCGCGGACCGGATCGCGCAGTCCCTGCCGCAGGCCGTCGACAAGCTGACACCGGACGGAGAGATCCCCTCCGGTTCGCTCGAGGACATCATCCGGCAGCAGAAGTTCTGA
- a CDS encoding prephenate dehydrogenase — MRTAVVIGTGLIGTSAALALTARGITVHLADHDPDRARTAAALGAGTDEPPQEQVDLAIVAVPPAHVAATLADLIGRGAARAYVDVASVKGGPRRELAALGVDATAYIGTHPMAGKEQSGPLAATADLFEGRPWVLTPTRDTDHEVLNLALELVALSRAVPVVMDADAHDRAVALVSHTPQLVSSMVAARLEEADETAVRLCGQGIRDVTRIAASDPRMWVEILSANPGPVADVLAGIAADLEETVDALRSLQSADVEKRRGGAAGIEDVLRRGNAGRVRVPGKHGAAPAVYETVAVLISDQPGELARIFADAGRAGVNIEDVRIEHATGQQAGLVQLMVEPRSVAGLTAELRERGWALRKQ, encoded by the coding sequence GTGAGAACCGCCGTCGTCATCGGAACCGGACTGATCGGCACCTCCGCGGCGCTCGCCCTGACCGCCCGCGGGATCACCGTGCACCTCGCCGACCACGACCCGGACCGGGCCCGCACGGCGGCCGCTCTCGGGGCCGGCACCGACGAGCCCCCGCAGGAGCAGGTCGACCTCGCGATCGTCGCCGTACCGCCGGCCCACGTGGCCGCGACCCTGGCCGACCTCATAGGGCGCGGCGCGGCGCGCGCCTACGTCGACGTGGCCAGCGTCAAGGGCGGACCGCGGCGGGAACTGGCCGCGCTCGGCGTGGACGCCACCGCCTACATCGGCACGCACCCGATGGCGGGCAAGGAGCAGTCCGGGCCGCTCGCCGCGACCGCGGACCTCTTCGAGGGCCGCCCGTGGGTGCTCACCCCGACCCGGGACACCGACCACGAGGTCCTCAACCTCGCGCTGGAGCTGGTCGCCCTCTCCCGGGCCGTACCGGTGGTGATGGACGCGGACGCCCACGACCGGGCCGTCGCGCTCGTCTCGCACACCCCGCAGCTCGTCTCCAGCATGGTCGCGGCCCGCCTCGAGGAGGCCGACGAGACGGCCGTGCGGCTGTGCGGGCAGGGCATCCGGGACGTGACCCGGATCGCCGCCTCCGACCCGCGGATGTGGGTGGAGATCCTGTCGGCCAACCCGGGACCGGTCGCCGACGTCCTCGCCGGGATCGCGGCCGACCTGGAGGAGACCGTGGACGCCCTGCGCAGCCTGCAGTCCGCCGACGTGGAGAAGCGGCGCGGCGGAGCCGCCGGCATCGAGGACGTACTGCGCCGCGGGAACGCGGGCCGGGTGCGGGTCCCGGGCAAGCACGGAGCGGCTCCCGCGGTCTACGAGACGGTGGCCGTGCTCATCAGCGACCAGCCGGGCGAGCTGGCCCGGATCTTCGCCGACGCCGGCCGCGCCGGCGTCAACATCGAGGACGTGCGGATCGAGCACGCGACGGGCCAGCAGGCCGGCCTCGTCCAGCTCATGGTGGAACCGCGGTCCGTGGCGGGCCTGACCGCAGAGCTGCGCGAACGGGGCTGGGCCCTGCGCAAGCAGTAG
- the cmk gene encoding (d)CMP kinase → METAAPSAVIVAIDGPSGTGKSSTSKAVAAKLGLRYLDTGAQYRAITWWMISNGVDTDDAQAVAIAAGKPSIVSGTDPAAPTITVDGLDAAGPIRTQEVTSKVSAVSAVPEVRTLITELQRSIAAEAAREADGIVVEGRDIGTTVLPDADLKVFLTASAEARAARRSGELRGKEAADLAATKAALIKRDAADSGRKTSPLAKAGDAVEVDTTELTLDQVIECVVTLVEEKRAGRK, encoded by the coding sequence GTGGAAACCGCAGCTCCGTCCGCCGTGATCGTCGCCATCGACGGTCCCTCCGGCACGGGCAAGTCCAGCACCTCCAAGGCCGTGGCCGCCAAGCTCGGGCTGCGCTACCTGGACACCGGTGCCCAGTACCGGGCCATCACCTGGTGGATGATCTCCAACGGGGTCGACACCGACGACGCGCAGGCCGTGGCGATCGCCGCCGGCAAGCCCTCCATCGTGTCCGGCACCGACCCGGCCGCCCCCACCATCACGGTGGACGGCCTCGACGCCGCCGGTCCCATCCGGACCCAGGAGGTCACCTCCAAGGTCAGTGCCGTCAGCGCGGTCCCCGAGGTGCGCACGCTCATCACCGAGCTGCAGCGCTCCATCGCCGCCGAGGCGGCCCGCGAAGCGGACGGGATCGTCGTCGAGGGCCGGGACATCGGCACCACCGTCCTGCCCGACGCCGACCTCAAGGTCTTCCTGACGGCCTCCGCCGAGGCGCGCGCCGCCAGGCGCAGCGGAGAGCTCCGCGGCAAGGAGGCCGCCGACCTGGCGGCCACCAAGGCGGCTCTGATCAAGCGCGACGCCGCGGACTCCGGCCGCAAGACCTCCCCGCTGGCCAAGGCCGGCGACGCGGTCGAGGTGGACACCACCGAGCTCACGCTCGACCAGGTGATCGAGTGCGTCGTGACGCTCGTGGAAGAGAAGCGGGCGGGCCGCAAGTGA
- a CDS encoding lysophospholipid acyltransferase family protein, giving the protein MRRDARGREAGGPQVSQTPSLKGAAVGRRIGIGLMYGLWKPRVLGAWKVPVSGPVILAVNHTHNIDGPMVMGTAPRPLHFLIKKEAYVGPLGPFLDGIGQVKVDRSGADRAAIGRALAVLDQGGALGIFPEGSRGEGDFASLRAGLAYFAVRSGAPIVPVAVLGSAEGRGRLIPGLPPFKSRVDVVFGSAFDAGDGSGRRTRTALDRATVRIQDRLTAHLADAKRLTGR; this is encoded by the coding sequence GTGCGTCGTGACGCTCGTGGAAGAGAAGCGGGCGGGCCGCAAGTGAGCCAAACGCCCTCCCTCAAGGGTGCGGCGGTCGGCAGGCGCATCGGCATCGGCCTCATGTACGGGCTGTGGAAGCCGCGCGTACTGGGCGCCTGGAAGGTGCCCGTCTCGGGCCCCGTCATCCTCGCCGTGAACCACACGCACAACATAGACGGCCCCATGGTGATGGGCACCGCGCCCCGCCCCCTGCACTTCCTGATCAAGAAGGAAGCGTACGTGGGCCCGCTCGGCCCGTTCCTGGACGGCATCGGGCAGGTCAAGGTCGACCGCTCCGGCGCCGACCGGGCGGCGATAGGCCGCGCCCTCGCCGTGCTCGACCAGGGCGGGGCCCTCGGGATATTCCCCGAGGGCAGCAGGGGCGAGGGCGACTTCGCCTCGCTGCGCGCGGGACTGGCGTACTTCGCGGTCCGCAGCGGCGCGCCCATCGTGCCCGTCGCCGTCCTCGGCAGCGCCGAGGGCCGCGGCAGGCTGATCCCGGGGCTGCCGCCCTTCAAGAGCCGGGTCGACGTCGTCTTCGGCTCGGCCTTCGACGCCGGGGACGGCAGTGGCCGCCGTACCCGTACCGCGCTGGACCGGGCCACCGTACGCATCCAGGACCGGCTGACCGCCCACCTGGCCGACGCCAAGCGCCTGACCGGGCGCTGA
- the der gene encoding ribosome biogenesis GTPase Der codes for MNDQHDHGALGDAEYAEFMELAAEEGFDLEDVEGAIEEAGHGPLPVLAVVGRPNVGKSTLVNRIIGRREAVVEDKPGVTRDRVTYEAEWAGRRFKVVDTGGWEQDVLGIDAAVAAQAEYAIETADAVVFVVDAKVGATDSDEAVVRLLRKAKKPVVLCANKVDGQSGESDAASLWSLGLGMPHPVSSLHGRGTGDMLDAVLDVLPEAPEQTFGGVAPGGPRRIALIGRPNVGKSSLLNKVAKENRVVVNELAGTTRDPVDELIELGGVTWKFVDTAGIRKKVHLQQGADYYASLRTAAAVEKAEVAVILIDTTETISVQDQRIITMAVEAGRAIVIAYNKWDELDEERRYYLEREIETEMQQVSWAPRVNVSALTGRHMEKLVPAIETALAGWETRVPTGRLNAFLGEVVAAHPHPIRGGKQPRILFGTQAGSKPPRFVLFASGFLEHGYRRFIERRLREEFGFEGTPIHISVRVREKRGAQYKKKK; via the coding sequence ATGAACGACCAGCACGACCACGGAGCACTTGGCGATGCCGAGTACGCGGAGTTCATGGAGCTCGCCGCGGAAGAGGGTTTCGACCTCGAAGACGTCGAAGGCGCCATCGAGGAGGCGGGCCACGGCCCGCTGCCCGTCCTCGCCGTCGTGGGCCGCCCCAACGTCGGCAAGTCGACGCTGGTGAACCGCATCATCGGCCGCCGCGAGGCGGTCGTCGAGGACAAGCCCGGCGTCACCCGCGACCGCGTCACCTACGAGGCCGAATGGGCCGGCCGGCGCTTCAAGGTCGTCGACACCGGCGGCTGGGAGCAGGACGTCCTCGGGATCGACGCGGCCGTGGCCGCACAGGCCGAGTACGCCATCGAGACCGCCGACGCGGTCGTCTTCGTCGTGGACGCCAAGGTCGGCGCCACCGACAGCGACGAGGCCGTCGTCAGGCTGCTCCGCAAGGCCAAGAAGCCCGTCGTCCTGTGCGCCAACAAGGTCGACGGCCAGAGCGGCGAGTCCGACGCGGCCTCGCTGTGGTCGCTGGGCCTCGGCATGCCGCACCCGGTCTCCTCGCTGCACGGCCGCGGCACCGGCGACATGCTCGACGCCGTCCTCGACGTCCTGCCCGAGGCCCCCGAGCAGACCTTCGGCGGCGTCGCTCCCGGCGGCCCGCGCCGCATCGCGCTGATCGGCCGCCCGAACGTGGGCAAGTCCTCGCTGCTGAACAAGGTCGCGAAGGAGAACCGGGTCGTCGTCAACGAGCTCGCCGGCACCACCCGCGACCCGGTCGACGAGCTGATCGAGCTCGGCGGCGTCACCTGGAAGTTCGTCGACACCGCCGGCATCCGCAAGAAGGTCCACCTCCAGCAGGGCGCCGACTACTACGCCTCGCTGCGCACCGCCGCGGCCGTCGAGAAGGCGGAGGTGGCGGTCATCCTGATCGACACCACCGAGACCATCAGCGTCCAGGACCAGCGCATCATCACCATGGCCGTCGAGGCCGGCCGCGCGATCGTCATCGCCTACAACAAGTGGGACGAGCTCGACGAGGAGCGCCGCTACTACCTCGAGCGCGAGATCGAGACCGAGATGCAGCAGGTCTCCTGGGCGCCCCGGGTGAACGTCTCGGCGCTCACCGGCCGTCACATGGAGAAGCTGGTCCCGGCGATCGAGACGGCCCTCGCGGGCTGGGAGACGCGCGTCCCCACCGGTCGGCTGAACGCCTTCCTCGGTGAGGTCGTCGCCGCCCACCCGCACCCGATCCGCGGCGGCAAGCAGCCCCGCATCCTGTTCGGTACCCAGGCGGGGAGCAAGCCGCCGCGGTTCGTCCTGTTCGCCTCCGGCTTCCTGGAGCACGGCTACCGGCGCTTCATCGAGCGCCGCCTGCGCGAGGAGTTCGGCTTCGAGGGCACCCCGATCCACATCTCGGTGCGGGTGCGCGAGAAGCGCGGCGCCCAGTACAAGAAGAAGAAGTAG